A segment of the Streptomyces diastaticus subsp. diastaticus genome:
CCCCCTGGGCGAGCCAGAGCCCGCACAGAAGTGCCGCCACGAGGTGGGCGGAGAGCATGCCCCAGGAAGCCGTTCCCGTCATGGCGCCCATGTCGTGGGCACCCGCCGCGCCGTGGCCGGCGTGCTGCAACGCGGCGATGGCTGTCGCCCCGCCGTCGAGGCGAGGCAGCGGGGCCCCGTCGACCAGTCCGGCGTCAGCCGCGACGTCATAGACACGAGCGACGGCGTTCACGTCATGGCCGGGACCGCACACCAGGTAGTCGACCCACCGACGGGCGAGCTCGGTCTCCCCCCGTGGTCGCGGAGCGGGTCCGCTGGAGGTCTGGGACAGGGTGAAGGCCGTGTGCAGGACAGCCTGTGTGACCGTGGTGAGGACGACCACGGCCGACTGCCGCCGCTCCCGGGCCGAACACGCCCAGCCGAGCGCCATCGCACACGCGAGCGCCGAGGCCAGCACCCACAAGGGCAAGCTGTCGTCGGACATCAGCACGTGCCCGACGGCCGCGGGCACCACGCACACGACCGCGAACAACGCGGCCCTCAAGGTGCGCAGGCTCCATCCGACCGTCATGGCACCGCATCTTGACATCTATCCGAACTCTGGCGCCGGCCGGGGTAGCTTCATCCACTGCCTGGCGAAGGCTTCAGCTCTGCGAGGCGGTCGGCCTCTACTCCTGACGCCCAGCAAGGCTCTCGACGTCGGGTGCGGTGAGGGCGGGGATGTCATCTGGCTGGACGAGCAGGGGTGGAGCGTCACGGCCGTCGACTTCGCTCAGGCGGGCCTGGAGCGGGCAGCACGCAGCGCTACCGCTGCTGGTGTCAGTCAACGCATCACCTGGGTCCGCGCCGACGCACGTCAATCCCTCGGCTCATCCGACGACTTCGATCTCGTCACTACCCACTACCTGCACCCACCCGAGGGCCAGATCACCGAGGTGGTCGAGCGTCTTGCCGCGAAGGTCAGGCCCGGCGGAGTCCTCCTCGTCGTGGGCCATGCGCCTTTAGCTGAGACAGCGCATCTCAGCCGCGAGCTTCGTGCGGCCATGTGGGGGGGGCCGAGGAAGTGGCCGGCGCACTGCCACCTAACTTCGAGGTCCTTGCCGCCGAGAACCGCCGTCGAACGAGTCAACGTGAGGGCACCTCGGTACAGGTCGACGACGCCACGCTGATCGCCAAACGACACCCGTGGGGGGCTGACTCTCTGAACACCAACCCGCTCCACGCCGGCACAATGAGCCTTTTCCAACCTGCCGTGCGGATTGAGCAGTTGGCCTGACAGCGAGGCGAAGCCCCTGGTAGATGGGTTTTCGACCAAGAGAACCGTCTCCACCAGAGGCTTCACATGCTTGTCTACTCGTCCGGCATCGACGTGTCCAGTTCCACCCTGCGCTTCCTCGCACGGCAACTGCGGGCGCACCATCGTGCGATCGGCTCCCGGTGGCGGCGGCTGGGCGCGGGCCGGCAGGCCCTTCTCGCGCTCGCTCACCTGCGGGTGGGACACACCTACGCCCAGCTGGCCGCCGGCTTCGGCGTCGGGACCACGACCGCCTACCGCTACGTCACCGAGGCCGTGGACCTCCTGGCCGACCTCGCGCCCACCCTGGCCGACGCCGTCCGCACCGCTTCGACGAAGGCGTTCGTCCTGCTCGACGGCACACTTCTGCCGATCGACCGCATCGCGGCCGACCGCCCCTTCTACTCGGGCAAACACAAGAAGCACGGGATGAACGTGCAGGTCCTCGCCGATCCCTTCGGCCGACTGCTGTGGGCCTCAGCGGCCCTGCCAGGGGCCGTCCACGACATCCGCGCGGCCCGCGAACACGGCATCGTCGACGCCCTCGCCCAAGCCGACGTCACCTGCTGGGCGGACAAGGGCTACCGCGGCGCCGGCGGCACCGTCCGCACCCCGTACTGGGGGCGCTGGAACAGCCTTTCCACCGGCCAGCAGGCGGTCAACCGGTCCCACGCGAAGATCCGTGCCCTCGTCGAGCACGCCATGGCCACCCTCAAGTCCTGGCGGCTCCTGCGGAAGCTCCGATGCTCCACCACCCGGATCACCGCCCTCATCCAAGCCGTCCTGACCCTGCATCTGGCCAGCTCAGGCCGATGATGGAAAAGGCTCAATGCCTGGCGAGCGCGCGCTGAACGGGGACCTTGCTGAAGTGGCAAGATTTCTGGGCTTAGTACTCCAGTCAGATTTCGTGTCCTGAGCTGGCTCTTTTCAGGTAGTGGCATCGTTGGGCGATGGCTTGGTGGCGTCTGCGCCAGTGGGACCATCTCAGGGCATGCTGACGCGGTTCGAGTTCGATTCTGGGATGGGGTAGGAGAGCGTCCAGGAGCCGTCGGATTTCCGCCACAGTGAGGGAGACGAGGCTGGTCGGTTCGTTTCTGCGGTTTCCCGGTGGGTGGCTTGGGCGGCCAGGGCGGTAAGGAAGGCATGGGCGAGCATGGCCAGGGTGATGTGCCGGTACCAGCCCGGATAGCGACGGACCTCGTACTCGTCCAGGCCGCACTCGTTCTTTGCGGCCTGGAAGCATTCCTCGACCGCCCACCGGCTGCCGGCGATCCGGGCGAGTTCGTCGATCTCGATGCCGACGGGTGCGTGGGCGAGGTAGTAGGCGGTCTCGGTGGGATCGGACAGGCTGCGGCGGGCCAGCACCCAGCGATGATGGGTTGGCGGATCCGGGTCGAAAAAGATGTTGGCGGGCAGTTTCGCCGCAGCCCAGTCATAGACACGTGGGCCCTTCGCTCCGTCGCCGCAGGACAGCCGTTGCCAGGCATCGGCGGGGGCTTCGTCGATGAGCTGGTCGATGCGCCAGCAGCCGGCCAGGGCCTTGATCTGCTGGGACTTGGGCACCGCAACGACGTAGCCGATGTCAAGTTGCTCAAGCAGGCGCCGGAAGTTCCAGTCCTGCCCGTAAGCCTCGTCCGCGGTCACCCAGGCGGCCGGCAGGCCCGCGGCCAGGCAGCGGCGCACAATGTTCCGGGCCAGCTCCCCCTTGGTGGCAAAGCCGCGTTCATCAGGGATTTTCGCCGCCCGGCACCGCTCACGGTCGGAGGTCCAGGATTTCGGCAGGTAGAGCTCCCGGTCCACCAGGGCCCTGCCCGAGCTGGTGGCGTAGGCGGCGAACACGCCGATCTGGCAGTTGTCGATCTTCCCCGAGGTGCCGGTGTACTGCCGGCCCACCCCGGCCGAAGTGGTGCCCTTCTTGACGAACCCGGTGTCATCGATGATCAGTACCCCGCCCGGACCGAGCCGCTCAGCGGCGTAGTCCCGCACGTCGTCGCGAACGGCATCGGCATCCCAGCGGGCACCGTTCAGCAGGTGTTGCAGGCCCGCCGGAACACGGTGGCCAGCCCATTCCGCCAGCTGCCAGCCGTTCTTCCGCCCGACCGGCGCCAGCAGACCCCGCACGTAGTCACGCATCCGCCACCGCAGATCCGCCCGCCTAAACCGGCCTGCCACCCGAGCGAAAGCCGACTCCAACTCGGCCTCCCAGCACTCAACTTCAGGTATCACGTCCATACCCGGACAACGACAACCAGCAGCTCAGGACACGAAATCTGACTGGAGTATCAGACCGTGTCCTATGTGGTGAGTCGAGCGAGGCGTTTGTAGCAGCAGAGGGCGGCGGCGAGGCCGAGGAAGGCCAGGTAGTTGCGGGGATGGCGTTCGTAGCGGTGGTTCAGTCTGCGATAGCCGGTCAGCCAGGACATGGTCCGCTCGATGACCCATCTGCGGCGTCCCAAGCGTTCGCTGGACTCGACTCCCTTGCGGGCGATGCGTACGCCGATGTGCTTGCCCCATAACCATTTCCGCAGGTGGGGGACGTCGTAGGCTTTGTCCGCATGCAGGCGCTGAGGCTTGAAGTACCGGCCGCGGTGGGGGTCGTGTCTCGTTTGGTGACCCTCGACCATCGGCTTCAGCGCGAGGCTGTCGTGGGTGTTGGCCGCGGAGAGGCCGACGAGGAGGGGCAGTCCGTTCGCGTCCGACAGGACGTGCATCTTGGAGCCCGGCTTGCCCCGGTCCACGGGGCTCGGACCTGTGAGTTCGCCCCCTTTTTAGCCCTCAGGCGGGCGGAGTCGAGCACGGCCCGGGACAGGTCGAGCAGGCCGGCGTCGTTCAGCCGGTGCAGGATCTCCTCGTGCAGTCGGCCCCACACGCCGGCTCTTGACCAGATCAGGAACCTTCGGTGGGCCGTCGACTTCGATATCCCGAAGCACGGCGGCAAGGCCCGCCAGGCGCACCCGCTGACCAGGACGTAGATGATCGCGGCGAACAGAGTCTCATCGGGCGTGTCCTGAGTCCCGCCGCCCTGCGGCCGCACCTTTGACGGTGGGATCAGCGGCTCCGCGATCTCCCACAGCCCGTCCGGAACAATCCAACTCCACGTACCCCGCCCCATGACGAGTCCAACGAGCCGACCCCACATAGGACACGGTCTTAGTGAGGCTGGCGGCGTCGAAGACGGTCTCCGGCCGCATCCGTACGTCCGGCCGTTCGGGATCGA
Coding sequences within it:
- a CDS encoding IS5 family transposase, producing MLVYSSGIDVSSSTLRFLARQLRAHHRAIGSRWRRLGAGRQALLALAHLRVGHTYAQLAAGFGVGTTTAYRYVTEAVDLLADLAPTLADAVRTASTKAFVLLDGTLLPIDRIAADRPFYSGKHKKHGMNVQVLADPFGRLLWASAALPGAVHDIRAAREHGIVDALAQADVTCWADKGYRGAGGTVRTPYWGRWNSLSTGQQAVNRSHAKIRALVEHAMATLKSWRLLRKLRCSTTRITALIQAVLTLHLASSGR
- a CDS encoding class I SAM-dependent methyltransferase, yielding MAPHLDIYPNSGAGRGSFIHCLAKASALRGGRPLLLTPSKALDVGCGEGGDVIWLDEQGWSVTAVDFAQAGLERAARSATAAGVSQRITWVRADARQSLGSSDDFDLVTTHYLHPPEGQITEVVERLAAKVRPGGVLLVVGHAPLAETAHLSRELRAAMWGGPRKWPAHCHLTSRSLPPRTAVERVNVRAPRYRSTTPR
- a CDS encoding IS5 family transposase (programmed frameshift), producing MGRGTWSWIVPDGLWEIAEPLIPPSKVRPQGGGTQDTPDETLFAAIIYVLVSGCAWRALPPCFGISKSTAHRRFLIWSRAGVWGRLHEEILHRLNDAGLLDLSRAVLDSARLRAKKGGELTGPSPVDRGKPGSKMHVLSDANGLPLLVGLSAANTHDSLALKPMVEGHQTRHDPHRGRYFKPQRLHADKAYDVPHLRKWLWGKHIGVRIARKGVESSERLGRRRWVIERTMSWLTGYRRLNHRYERHPRNYLAFLGLAAALCCYKRLARLTT
- a CDS encoding IS701 family transposase, yielding MDVIPEVECWEAELESAFARVAGRFRRADLRWRMRDYVRGLLAPVGRKNGWQLAEWAGHRVPAGLQHLLNGARWDADAVRDDVRDYAAERLGPGGVLIIDDTGFVKKGTTSAGVGRQYTGTSGKIDNCQIGVFAAYATSSGRALVDRELYLPKSWTSDRERCRAAKIPDERGFATKGELARNIVRRCLAAGLPAAWVTADEAYGQDWNFRRLLEQLDIGYVVAVPKSQQIKALAGCWRIDQLIDEAPADAWQRLSCGDGAKGPRVYDWAAAKLPANIFFDPDPPTHHRWVLARRSLSDPTETAYYLAHAPVGIEIDELARIAGSRWAVEECFQAAKNECGLDEYEVRRYPGWYRHITLAMLAHAFLTALAAQATHRETAETNRPASSPSLWRKSDGSWTLSYPIPESNSNRVSMP